In Bradyrhizobium sp. CCBAU 051011, the following are encoded in one genomic region:
- a CDS encoding citryl-CoA lyase, with protein sequence MSEAQLREQAAHWWRTSICDIAPGRIAYRGYTIEELIDHISFPAMIWLMLRGELPTPAQERLLQAALVASVDHGPHAPSIAIAQMAVSCGLPLNGAMASAINTLGDLHGGAGEQAIELYDEVLRRSETKNMDEAAAEAIDHFTATRSKYLPGFGHRFHPVDPRADPLLALVDAAVSDAAVSGRYASAARAIERVMRERKGKLIPMNVDGATAVIYAELGFAPPLARGIFCLSRAVGILAHAWEQTGRKDRNKGPMPKQFAYKYQGHPKRGLKEAP encoded by the coding sequence ATGAGCGAAGCGCAGCTGCGAGAGCAGGCCGCCCATTGGTGGCGGACCTCCATATGCGACATTGCGCCCGGGCGGATCGCCTACCGCGGATACACCATCGAGGAATTGATTGATCATATTTCCTTCCCGGCAATGATCTGGTTGATGCTGCGCGGCGAGCTACCCACACCGGCGCAGGAGCGGCTGTTGCAGGCTGCACTGGTCGCATCAGTGGATCATGGCCCGCATGCACCTTCTATCGCCATCGCGCAGATGGCTGTCAGTTGTGGGCTTCCGCTCAATGGCGCGATGGCTTCCGCGATCAACACGCTCGGCGACCTGCATGGCGGAGCGGGGGAGCAGGCGATCGAGCTCTACGACGAGGTCCTGCGACGCAGCGAGACCAAGAATATGGATGAGGCTGCCGCTGAGGCAATCGATCATTTCACCGCCACGCGCAGCAAATATCTGCCCGGCTTCGGTCACCGGTTTCATCCCGTCGACCCGCGCGCTGACCCGCTGCTCGCACTAGTCGATGCTGCGGTCAGTGATGCTGCCGTCAGCGGTCGCTACGCCAGCGCTGCGCGCGCGATCGAGCGCGTCATGCGCGAGCGCAAAGGCAAGCTCATCCCGATGAACGTCGATGGAGCCACTGCAGTCATCTACGCGGAGCTGGGCTTTGCTCCACCCCTAGCCCGCGGCATCTTCTGCTTGTCACGCGCGGTTGGCATCCTGGCGCATGCATGGGAGCAGACCGGACGCAAGGACCGTAATAAAGGGCCAATGCCCAAGCAGTTCGCCTACAAATATCAGGGGCACCCAAAGCGCGGCCTGAAAGAAGCGCCATGA
- a CDS encoding CaiB/BaiF CoA-transferase family protein, producing the protein MSLPLTGIRVLDLSNVLAGPFCGYHLARLGSEVIKIENSRGGDLARRLGADPQRAERLQGLSFVAVNAGKQSVALDLKSEAGREVFFRLVSKADVLLENFRPKVMERLGLGFDALRKRNPRLIYCAISGFGQNGPWSARPAYDQIVQGLSGAMSITGDAATAPLRTGFPISDTIAGLTAAFAISAALVEQQQMGRGRFIDVSLLEATIAAMGWVVSNHLNGGVEPRPMGNENFTAAPSGTFRTATGPLNIAANEQKHYRILCDLIGRPDLKTDPRFAKREARKLNRGALSDELNAALSCRPAEEWEVLLNAAGVPAGCVLTVPQVLREPQLLERGFIEALPLGRAGELPLRITRPGFRLDEAFPVPALPPSLGADTERWLARLGYTHPEIEHLIASGAAGTRRQGGAPRGRPAMGGAA; encoded by the coding sequence ATGTCCCTGCCGCTCACCGGTATCCGTGTCCTCGACCTGTCGAACGTATTGGCAGGCCCGTTCTGCGGCTACCATCTCGCGCGCCTCGGCTCGGAGGTCATCAAGATCGAAAACTCCCGTGGAGGCGATCTCGCGCGGCGCCTTGGCGCCGATCCGCAAAGGGCAGAGCGCCTTCAGGGCCTCTCCTTCGTCGCCGTGAACGCCGGTAAGCAGTCGGTGGCGCTCGATCTGAAGTCAGAAGCGGGAAGAGAAGTGTTTTTCAGGCTGGTGTCCAAGGCCGACGTCCTTCTCGAAAACTTCCGGCCCAAGGTCATGGAGCGACTTGGTCTAGGTTTTGACGCGTTGCGCAAGCGCAACCCACGGCTCATATATTGTGCGATCTCAGGCTTTGGGCAAAACGGTCCTTGGTCCGCCCGCCCGGCCTACGACCAGATCGTCCAGGGCCTTTCCGGCGCGATGAGTATTACCGGTGATGCAGCCACGGCTCCGCTGCGGACCGGCTTCCCGATCTCTGACACCATCGCCGGGCTAACGGCCGCCTTTGCCATCTCCGCGGCACTCGTCGAGCAGCAGCAAATGGGCAGGGGCCGGTTCATCGACGTGTCGCTGCTCGAGGCGACAATCGCAGCTATGGGATGGGTGGTTTCCAATCACCTGAACGGCGGAGTCGAGCCGCGGCCGATGGGGAACGAGAATTTCACGGCCGCACCCTCCGGCACGTTCCGTACCGCAACCGGCCCGCTGAATATAGCCGCCAATGAGCAGAAACACTACCGGATCCTTTGCGATCTGATCGGCCGGCCGGATCTGAAGACAGATCCGCGCTTCGCTAAGCGCGAAGCACGTAAACTGAACCGCGGGGCGCTTAGCGATGAGTTGAATGCGGCCTTGAGCTGCAGGCCTGCGGAGGAGTGGGAGGTACTGTTGAATGCCGCCGGCGTCCCCGCCGGCTGTGTGCTGACCGTTCCGCAAGTTTTGCGCGAGCCGCAGTTGCTGGAGCGCGGCTTTATCGAGGCGCTGCCGCTCGGCAGGGCTGGCGAACTACCATTACGCATTACGCGCCCTGGTTTTCGGCTGGATGAGGCGTTTCCTGTCCCCGCACTCCCTCCGTCGCTCGGTGCGGACACAGAGCGATGGCTGGCTCGGCTCGGTTATACCCATCCGGAAATTGAGCACCTTATCGCAAGCGGTGCCGCCGGAACGCGACGTCAAGGAGGAGCTCCGCGGGGCCGCCCGGCGATGGGTGGAGCAGCGTGA
- the pabB gene encoding aminodeoxychorismate synthase component I, with the protein MHVRELRWIEPVTAMRCLAHRPHLTFLDSAATHELLGRYSYLSCEPFSTYTVTDGQASYNTEALAGEPWRALRSLLARCLEEHRPDLPPFQGGAAGFFAYDLNRTLERLPAPAISGQRLPQSILHFYDVVISFDHRDNRCWIVSTGWPEQDPARRRERARRRADEFAALLDRPRTPRNDFPATAGAWHSNFSREGYMAAVQRVIDLILAGDVFQANIAQRFSARLSSSFDPLAFYCRLRSLNPAPFAALLRYGKLTIASSSPERFLKLDGRQVETRPIKGTTARSADSKDDRRRAELLLASEKDRAENTMIVDLLRNDLSRVCTPQSVEVPALCALESYASVHHLVSTVTGELAVDEDAVTLLRACFPGGSITGAPKVRSMEIIAEIERVAREVYCGAIGFIGFNGHMDTNIAIRTVTIDDDLALFHAGGGITAMSDPEAEYEETLAKAQRIFDAFRADTPGAS; encoded by the coding sequence ATGCACGTCCGTGAACTGCGGTGGATTGAGCCTGTCACCGCGATGCGCTGTCTCGCGCATCGACCGCACCTGACGTTTCTCGACAGCGCGGCAACGCATGAACTGCTTGGGCGCTATTCCTATCTGAGCTGCGAGCCGTTCAGCACCTATACGGTCACGGACGGACAGGCGAGTTACAACACAGAGGCTCTCGCGGGCGAACCGTGGCGAGCGCTTCGCAGCCTGCTCGCGAGGTGCCTAGAAGAGCATCGTCCCGATCTGCCGCCATTCCAGGGCGGTGCGGCCGGCTTCTTTGCTTATGATCTGAACAGGACACTGGAGCGACTGCCCGCGCCGGCAATCTCCGGTCAGAGGTTGCCGCAATCCATCCTGCATTTCTATGACGTGGTCATCAGCTTCGACCACCGTGACAACAGATGCTGGATCGTCTCGACCGGCTGGCCGGAGCAGGATCCCGCACGACGGCGCGAGCGTGCGCGTCGTCGGGCCGATGAGTTTGCAGCGCTGCTCGACCGCCCAAGGACGCCGCGGAATGACTTCCCCGCCACAGCGGGCGCATGGCATTCTAACTTCAGCCGTGAGGGCTATATGGCGGCGGTGCAGCGCGTCATCGACTTGATTCTGGCTGGCGACGTCTTCCAAGCGAACATTGCGCAGCGCTTCAGCGCTCGCTTATCGAGCTCATTTGATCCGCTGGCCTTCTATTGTCGGCTACGGTCATTGAACCCGGCTCCCTTTGCAGCCCTCCTGCGGTACGGCAAGCTGACCATTGCCTCGAGCTCGCCGGAACGATTCCTCAAGCTTGATGGACGGCAAGTCGAAACGCGCCCCATCAAGGGCACGACCGCGCGCTCCGCTGATTCCAAAGACGACCGGCGCCGCGCTGAACTCCTCCTCGCGTCCGAAAAGGACCGTGCCGAGAACACGATGATCGTCGACCTCCTGCGCAACGATCTGTCACGCGTTTGCACGCCGCAGTCGGTCGAGGTTCCAGCGCTGTGTGCCCTGGAATCCTATGCCTCAGTGCATCACCTCGTGTCGACCGTGACGGGTGAACTTGCCGTAGATGAAGACGCCGTCACCTTATTGCGAGCTTGCTTTCCCGGCGGCTCCATCACCGGGGCGCCCAAGGTGCGATCGATGGAAATCATTGCAGAGATCGAGCGGGTGGCGCGAGAGGTCTATTGCGGGGCGATCGGCTTTATCGGCTTCAACGGGCACATGGATACAAATATCGCGATCCGCACGGTCACGATCGACGATGACTTGGCTCTATTTCATGCAGGAGGCGGGATCACGGCCATGTCGGATCCAGAGGCCGAATACGAGGAGACGCTCGCCAAGGCGCAGCGCATATTTGACGCGTTTCGTGCTGACACACCTGGTGCATCTTGA
- a CDS encoding Dabb family protein: protein MIRHIVLFSAKDQAHIEQIIEGLSVLTTIPHARRLEIARNYKTDQLGNEIDVVVYGEFDNETELAAYKAHDLYQESIRRVRPLRELRFAADYNVSADARFARQ from the coding sequence ATGATTCGTCACATCGTCTTGTTCAGCGCCAAGGATCAGGCCCATATCGAGCAAATCATCGAAGGCTTATCGGTTCTCACCACAATCCCGCATGCACGTCGGCTCGAGATTGCGCGCAATTACAAGACCGACCAGCTCGGTAACGAGATCGACGTGGTGGTGTATGGTGAGTTCGACAACGAGACGGAGCTGGCAGCGTACAAAGCGCATGATCTGTATCAGGAATCGATCAGGCGGGTACGACCCCTTCGGGAGCTACGGTTCGCGGCCGACTATAATGTATCAGCCGATGCGCGGTTCGCTCGACAGTAG
- a CDS encoding GntR family transcriptional regulator: protein MTENTTTAERIAEAIGERIISGELQPDAPLRQDHIAREFNSSHVPVREAFRQLQAQHLVVAVPRRGVRVAPLNINSVKEIAEMRAALEVVALRNAAPKLTSSHLARIELALIEGDTAQTIQEFEMANRAFHHALVAPCAMPRLLASLDGLQLANSRLVFAMARSSGWRPRSNQDHRLILQALRARNVDQACSLLARHIQTIERLALPSS, encoded by the coding sequence ATGACTGAGAATACGACGACCGCGGAGCGCATTGCAGAGGCAATCGGCGAGCGCATCATCAGCGGCGAGCTGCAGCCGGACGCCCCGCTCCGGCAGGACCACATCGCGCGAGAATTCAATTCCAGCCACGTCCCGGTGCGCGAGGCCTTTCGGCAACTTCAGGCCCAACATCTTGTCGTTGCCGTGCCCCGTCGCGGTGTGCGAGTTGCCCCACTTAATATCAATTCCGTGAAGGAGATCGCCGAGATGCGCGCCGCGCTCGAAGTGGTCGCGTTGCGCAATGCGGCGCCAAAGCTCACCTCGAGCCATTTGGCACGGATCGAGCTCGCCCTGATTGAAGGTGACACCGCCCAGACCATTCAGGAGTTTGAAATGGCCAACCGCGCTTTCCACCACGCGCTGGTGGCGCCCTGCGCGATGCCGCGCCTGCTCGCGAGCCTTGACGGACTACAGCTTGCAAATTCACGACTCGTGTTCGCGATGGCGCGCAGTAGCGGCTGGCGACCGCGGTCCAATCAGGATCACCGCCTGATTTTGCAAGCCCTGCGGGCGCGCAACGTCGATCAAGCCTGTAGTCTGCTCGCGCGCCACATTCAAACCATTGAGCGCCTTGCCCTTCCCTCGTCATGA
- a CDS encoding aminodeoxychorismate/anthranilate synthase component II, with the protein MIVIIDNYDSFVFNIARYFRQLGAATAVIRNDVVSVSDLACLKPHALVLSPGPCTPMEAGLSTTVIRELSGHLPILGICLGHQCIGSVFGGRVARARRPMHGRSSYVTHDGRGLFKNLPSPLCVGRYHSLVVELDESCAMQLTVTARSDEGEIMALAHRSHPTYGVQFHPESILTQQGQVLLMNFLRLAETCQS; encoded by the coding sequence TTGATTGTCATCATCGACAACTACGACTCCTTTGTCTTCAACATTGCCCGCTATTTTCGCCAGCTGGGAGCCGCAACGGCAGTGATCCGGAATGACGTCGTCAGCGTCAGCGATCTTGCCTGCCTCAAGCCGCACGCGCTGGTCCTCTCCCCCGGTCCCTGCACGCCAATGGAGGCCGGACTGTCGACAACCGTAATCCGCGAGCTGTCAGGTCATCTCCCAATTCTCGGCATCTGCCTCGGACACCAGTGTATTGGGAGCGTGTTCGGCGGACGCGTCGCGCGTGCCCGTCGTCCGATGCACGGCCGGTCCTCATACGTCACCCATGACGGCCGCGGACTGTTCAAGAACCTCCCGTCCCCACTTTGCGTTGGCCGCTACCATTCTCTTGTTGTTGAGCTCGATGAGTCATGCGCAATGCAACTAACGGTGACAGCGCGTTCGGATGAAGGCGAGATCATGGCCCTCGCACATCGCTCTCATCCGACCTATGGCGTACAGTTCCACCCGGAATCGATACTTACCCAACAAGGGCAGGTGCTACTGATGAACTTCTTGCGACTCGCAGAGACTTGCCAATCGTGA
- the bioB gene encoding biotin synthase BioB has translation MVHGVGVQRNENGNSAPVRSDWERAEAEALYGLPFVDLMFRAQSVHRESFDPNHIETASLLSIKTGGCPEDCGYCAQSAYYDTGLKASRLMARTDVVATAQRAKDAGASRFCMAAAWRNPKDRDLDQVCEMVSAVKALGLETCVTLGMLTLGQAARLAEAGLDFYNHNVDTSPEFYGRVITTRTLQDRIDTLAHVREGGIKVCSGGIIGMGERAEDRLGMLVLLANLQKHPESVPINLWNEVKGVPVYATAERPDPIAQVRLVATARIMMPKSVVRLSAGRQYMTDELQALCFLAGANSIFIGDVLLTTENPKSDRDADLLNRLGITSGLA, from the coding sequence ATGGTTCATGGCGTGGGAGTGCAAAGGAACGAAAACGGCAACAGCGCGCCGGTTCGCAGTGACTGGGAGCGCGCCGAGGCCGAAGCACTTTATGGCCTGCCTTTTGTCGACCTGATGTTTAGGGCGCAGAGCGTTCATCGCGAAAGCTTCGATCCAAATCACATCGAAACCGCAAGTCTACTCAGCATCAAGACCGGCGGCTGTCCCGAAGACTGCGGCTACTGCGCCCAGAGCGCGTATTACGACACCGGCCTGAAAGCCAGCCGCCTAATGGCTCGCACTGATGTGGTCGCCACCGCGCAGCGCGCCAAGGACGCCGGCGCGAGCCGCTTCTGCATGGCCGCCGCCTGGCGCAATCCAAAGGACCGCGATCTCGATCAGGTCTGCGAGATGGTCAGCGCGGTCAAGGCTCTGGGCCTGGAAACCTGCGTCACTCTCGGCATGCTGACCTTGGGGCAGGCCGCACGGCTCGCTGAGGCCGGGCTCGACTTCTACAATCACAATGTCGACACCTCGCCGGAGTTCTACGGCAGAGTCATCACCACTCGCACCTTACAAGACCGCATCGATACACTTGCGCACGTGCGCGAGGGTGGCATCAAGGTGTGCAGCGGCGGCATTATCGGCATGGGCGAGCGTGCCGAGGACCGACTCGGCATGCTCGTGCTGCTCGCTAATCTCCAAAAGCATCCGGAAAGCGTGCCGATCAACCTCTGGAACGAGGTCAAGGGCGTACCGGTCTACGCCACCGCCGAGCGCCCTGATCCGATCGCGCAGGTGCGCCTGGTGGCGACGGCCCGGATCATGATGCCCAAGAGCGTGGTGCGGTTGTCCGCCGGACGGCAATACATGACCGATGAACTACAGGCGTTGTGTTTTTTGGCCGGCGCGAATTCAATCTTCATCGGTGATGTGCTGTTGACGACCGAAAACCCGAAATCCGACCGGGATGCCGATTTGCTGAACCGGCTCGGTATCACGTCCGGGCTTGCCTGA
- a CDS encoding Fic family protein, translated as MKRSDLSHTIRESLKRLPPPYDSHYGIVPPAPPEDGVFVGGATKALDAAQAAFGKVDAIAAQMKDPYIVSRVLTRREAVSSSSIEGTQSTLDELLSVEESGDDGARDEARQVRNYAVALDGFIPRAAKDGYSVFTMDLIKDLHHAVMKDDPDYQDVPGDLRTRVVWIGGNKDIAYSSLNPPPPADVPACLAQTVDYLRNEGMQQMTQGFITRMAIAHTHFEAVHPFRDGNGRVGRLLLPLMMAAEKHVPLYLSPYIESKKSAYYASLKDAQQRLDWEPIITFMADAVTGTVEELIRTRTALSELSERWRQRRKFRKGSAAMRALDELHNYPVVTAKRLGQLLDISPAQINQGIAQLQEAGILQERTGYARNRIYGAPEALAIINRPFGEEPIFAEVDPDEIDPDAVSAGPKGP; from the coding sequence ATGAAGCGCAGCGATCTCAGCCACACGATCCGCGAGAGCCTTAAAAGGCTACCGCCGCCCTACGACTCCCATTACGGGATCGTCCCGCCTGCCCCCCCGGAGGACGGCGTCTTCGTTGGAGGAGCGACGAAGGCCTTGGACGCCGCTCAAGCGGCCTTCGGCAAGGTCGATGCCATCGCGGCCCAGATGAAGGACCCCTACATCGTCAGTCGGGTCCTTACCAGACGCGAGGCAGTCAGTTCCTCGTCGATTGAGGGCACCCAGAGTACTCTTGACGAACTGCTTTCCGTCGAAGAGTCGGGTGACGACGGCGCCCGGGACGAAGCGCGCCAAGTCCGCAACTACGCCGTTGCCTTGGACGGATTCATCCCGAGAGCCGCCAAGGACGGCTACAGCGTCTTCACGATGGACCTGATCAAGGATCTCCATCACGCCGTGATGAAGGATGACCCCGACTACCAGGACGTTCCCGGCGACCTCCGCACGCGCGTTGTGTGGATCGGCGGAAACAAAGACATCGCATATTCTAGTTTGAATCCTCCCCCTCCTGCCGACGTCCCCGCCTGCCTCGCCCAAACGGTCGATTACCTACGGAACGAGGGGATGCAGCAGATGACGCAAGGATTCATCACGCGCATGGCGATCGCGCACACCCATTTCGAGGCAGTGCACCCCTTTCGCGACGGCAACGGACGTGTCGGTCGCCTTCTACTTCCACTCATGATGGCGGCGGAGAAGCATGTGCCTCTGTACCTTTCGCCTTACATCGAAAGCAAAAAGAGTGCGTACTACGCTTCGCTTAAGGATGCTCAACAACGGCTCGACTGGGAGCCCATCATCACCTTCATGGCCGACGCCGTGACCGGTACCGTCGAAGAACTCATCCGAACCCGGACGGCACTTTCGGAATTGTCCGAGCGCTGGAGGCAGCGCCGAAAATTCCGAAAGGGATCTGCAGCCATGCGAGCCTTGGATGAGCTTCATAACTATCCGGTCGTGACTGCGAAGCGGCTCGGCCAACTGCTCGATATCTCGCCTGCACAGATAAATCAGGGCATCGCGCAATTGCAAGAAGCCGGCATTCTGCAAGAGAGGACCGGATACGCGCGCAATCGAATCTACGGCGCTCCCGAAGCTCTCGCGATCATCAACCGCCCGTTCGGCGAAGAGCCTATCTTTGCCGAGGTCGATCCGGACGAGATTGATCCGGACGCAGTTTCGGCCGGCCCAAAAGGGCCGTGA
- a CDS encoding IclR family transcriptional regulator, whose amino-acid sequence MSKIGVDAVRRALAILKSFDPEQSAMTLTQIAEMTDLYKSTVLRLASSLEADGFLVRGADRLFRPGPELWRLGALYQRGLDLGEVIRPSLRRLVEATGETASFYVADGDERICLYRVNSPRSVRHHLEEGQRLPIDCGAAGRILTAFREPTNVEGKKIRDRGFYVSIGERDPEAAAAAVPLMDVHGNLRGALSLSAIKTRFDAKARKAAIEALKSEAKALAGLLPASEY is encoded by the coding sequence ATGAGCAAGATAGGAGTTGACGCCGTCAGGAGAGCGCTCGCGATTCTGAAAAGTTTCGACCCGGAGCAGTCTGCGATGACGCTGACGCAGATTGCCGAGATGACAGACCTCTACAAGAGCACAGTGCTCCGATTGGCCTCTTCCTTGGAAGCTGATGGCTTTCTCGTCCGCGGCGCGGACCGGTTGTTTCGACCAGGACCGGAATTGTGGCGTCTTGGGGCGCTCTATCAGCGCGGTCTGGATCTTGGCGAAGTCATCCGGCCATCCCTTCGGCGTCTGGTTGAGGCAACGGGAGAAACTGCATCGTTTTATGTTGCAGATGGCGACGAACGCATCTGTCTTTACCGCGTCAATTCTCCACGTTCAGTTCGACATCATCTCGAAGAAGGCCAGCGATTGCCAATTGATTGCGGCGCCGCCGGTCGAATTCTCACTGCATTCCGCGAGCCAACGAACGTAGAAGGGAAGAAGATCCGCGATAGAGGCTTTTATGTTTCGATCGGAGAGCGGGATCCGGAGGCCGCCGCGGCGGCCGTGCCGTTGATGGACGTACACGGCAACCTGAGGGGTGCCCTTTCGCTATCAGCGATCAAGACGCGCTTCGATGCCAAAGCCCGCAAGGCGGCAATCGAGGCTCTCAAATCGGAAGCCAAGGCCTTAGCGGGGTTACTGCCCGCAAGCGAATACTGA